From Pseudostreptobacillus hongkongensis:
GTAAGGTAAATAAAGCTAATAAAAATGATACTATAACATTACCTAATATCCCTAAAAATACTAAGTATATTTATAAAAATTATTCTAAAGATATTAATGATAGAATACATAGTGATATAAAAGTTGTTAAAAGATATAAGGGAATAGATTCTAAGGTTTATGCATATTTGAATGAACCTTTAAAAGTGGAATTCTATACTTTAAATAATTTTAAAAAAGAAATAAAAGCTGAATATATTGGTGATGTATTAACTGAAATTTCTAAAAAAGAAATAAGTATAGAAGATATATCTACTAAGTTAAGTGAAATAGGAGATACTGATTTTAAATTAGAAAATATATCTATAGATTATGATGGAAAAGCTTTTATACCATTTAGTCAAATTAAAAAAATTAAAAGAGAACTAATTAATGAACTAGGTGAAAAATTAGTAGATTCATATAAACATGAAGAAAGAGAATTGATAGAGTTTAAATATCCTAAAATAGAAGAGTGTATACAACCTGTGTTTTCAGCATTAGTTAGGACAAAGGAACAAGAAGATGCTTGTATAAGAAATGGTATAACAAAAATATACAGAGAAGGTTTTGATATAACTAAACAAAAAAATATGGATAATAAATTACTAAATCAAAATACTAATTTAGTTTCAAATCTTTATCAATTAATTAAGGGAAAGGAACTAGGTCTTAAAAATCAAAGTATAAATTGGAATTTTAATGTATTTAATAATATGAGCGTTGATGTATATTCGGAATTTCCTAATATAGAGACTGTATTTTTATCTCCTGAATTAAATCATAAGCAGTTAAAACTTATGACTAATAGATCTTTGAAAAGAGGTCTTGTTATATATGGAAATCTTAAAACTATGTATATAGAACATACAATAGATAAGAAAGAGTATAAAGAAATTCAAGGTGAACATTTTGATAGATATAAAGTTGTGAAAAATAAGCTAGATAATTTAGAGCTATATTTAAATAAGCCTATGAATTTAATACCTAAACTTGATTTGATATATTCGCTTAATCTAGATGAATTAAGATTAGATTTTACATTTGAAGATGCAAATGAAGTAGAAAAAATTATTAAATCAATCAAAACAAAATCAGGTAAATACGTACCTTATGCCTTTGAGATGGGGGTAAGTTAAAAAGAAGCGTTTATTTAGAACATATGCAAAAGAAATGTACGCAATAATTTAAAAAATTTTTATAGAGATTGCTTGTTATTTTATAGGGCAATCTCTTTTTATTGAGAATATCTAAAAAAGTCTGTAAATTAGGAAATGATTAAATAATAAAGAGATTACTCAATTAAGCAATCTCTTTAAAGGGTGTTGTTTAGTTTTTTATTCTATATGCATTAAATTTAAAATTTTTCTTTTAATATTATTAAATTCTGGACTAGTATTATCTCTATTTTCTAGATTAATTTCTATTTCTTTACTAAGAGTTGAATATTCTCCATTTGAAGCTAATATAGATATCTTATCAGAAAGATATATAGCTTCGTCTATATCGTGGGTTATAAGTAAAGTGGTTAAATTAAGTTCTTTACGTATATCCATATACCATTTATGTATATTCTTTTTAGTGATAAAATCAAGTGCTGAAAATGGTTCATCAAGTAATATCATATCACTAGAAAACATATATGTTCTAAGTAATGCAGCTCTTTGCCTTTGCCCACCTGATAATTTATTTGGATATTTAAATTCTTGATTTTTTAATCCAAACTTATCTATATAATTATTAATTTTTTTATATGCTTCTTCTTTATTAACTCCTTTTATTAATAAGGGTAGAGCAATATTATCTATAGTAGTTCTAAAAGGTAGAAGTAAGTCTTTTTGTAACATATAGCTTACTTTGCCCTTTTTATTAACTATATTTTCTTTATTTAAGTAGATATTTCCATACTTAGGTGATATAAGTCCGGCAACAGCATTAAATATAGTACTTTTTCCTGTACCAGAAACACCTACTATACTAACTAGTTCGCCTTTATTAACCTTAAGATTTATATCTTTAACTATGACCTTATTTTCAAATTCTATACATAAATTTTCTATTTCTAATTTTAACATACTAATCCTCTAAATATTGATTTGTAAATCCGTAATCTTTATCTATAGATTTTTTAATTATACCATTATTAAACAACCAGCTATAGAAATTATTCCATCTATTAGAATCAAATTTTCCCCAAGGAACATCTTTGTCAACATATTGATTATTTATCCATGTTTGTGATTTAACTAAAAAATCTCTTTCAAGTTCAGGAGCTTGTTTATGTAAAATATCAACAGCTTCATCTACATGCTCTATAGAATATAGGTAACCTTTTTTAATGGCAGATAATACTTTTTTAGTAACCTCAGGATTTTTTTCTGCAAAATCTGAATTAGCTATAAGTACAGGAGTATAGTAATCAAGTTCGGGAACAACTTTAGCTTCCATAAAATTAAATGGAATATTGTTATATTCTAATGATATTCCATCCCATGCATAAAATATCCAAGTAGAATCAGTTTCAGTTTTTAATGCACGAATAACGTCCCAAGAATAAGGGATTACATTAACTTTAGAAAAATCAGCATCTTCTTTACTCATTAAATATTTAAGCATGGCTTGTTCAATAGGATCTTCCCAAGTTGCATAAGTTTTTCCTTCTAAATCTTTAAAACTAGTAATATTTTTTTCTTTAAGTGAAACAAGTCCTGAAGTATTATGTTGAAGAAGAGCA
This genomic window contains:
- a CDS encoding peptidase U32 family protein encodes the protein MKIVGPAGNFEKLDAAIKAGADEVFLGLKGFGARRNNDNFGMEELKAGIDYAHKKGVKVLLALNTIMRDMEIKSVYKNFKPIYEHGVDAVIVQDMGLIKFLKANFPDLVLHGSTQMTVANYVEANYLKELGLSRVVLARELSFEEIKEIRENTDIELEVFVSGSMCISYSGNCYVSSFIGGRSGNRGMCAYTCRKKFKDEEGKLSYFLSPNDQLLEKEEIDKLKAIGINAIKVEGRKKQPEYIYETVSYYKDILNGIDRKSESYKLFNRGYSKGYFYLDDKLMNHKYSSNFGYLLGRVNNNNTIKLLDELVLGDGIQFVNEYFEKLDGEYVNKILLNGSKVNKANKNDTITLPNIPKNTKYIYKNYSKDINDRIHSDIKVVKRYKGIDSKVYAYLNEPLKVEFYTLNNFKKEIKAEYIGDVLTEISKKEISIEDISTKLSEIGDTDFKLENISIDYDGKAFIPFSQIKKIKRELINELGEKLVDSYKHEERELIEFKYPKIEECIQPVFSALVRTKEQEDACIRNGITKIYREGFDITKQKNMDNKLLNQNTNLVSNLYQLIKGKELGLKNQSINWNFNVFNNMSVDVYSEFPNIETVFLSPELNHKQLKLMTNRSLKRGLVIYGNLKTMYIEHTIDKKEYKEIQGEHFDRYKVVKNKLDNLELYLNKPMNLIPKLDLIYSLNLDELRLDFTFEDANEVEKIIKSIKTKSGKYVPYAFEMGVS
- a CDS encoding ABC transporter ATP-binding protein, producing the protein MLKLEIENLCIEFENKVIVKDINLKVNKGELVSIVGVSGTGKSTIFNAVAGLISPKYGNIYLNKENIVNKKGKVSYMLQKDLLLPFRTTIDNIALPLLIKGVNKEEAYKKINNYIDKFGLKNQEFKYPNKLSGGQRQRAALLRTYMFSSDMILLDEPFSALDFITKKNIHKWYMDIRKELNLTTLLITHDIDEAIYLSDKISILASNGEYSTLSKEIEINLENRDNTSPEFNNIKRKILNLMHIE
- a CDS encoding ABC transporter substrate-binding protein, whose product is MKKFLTFIFMLILVFSCGNKNETKSNEESKEKIHIVLDWTPNTNHTGLFVAQEKGFFKDLGLDVTIDQAPEGSTTALIASGKSQFGISFQDTLANYFSSDEKVPVIAVAALLQHNTSGLVSLKEKNITSFKDLEGKTYATWEDPIEQAMLKYLMSKEDADFSKVNVIPYSWDVIRALKTETDSTWIFYAWDGISLEYNNIPFNFMEAKVVPELDYYTPVLIANSDFAEKNPEVTKKVLSAIKKGYLYSIEHVDEAVDILHKQAPELERDFLVKSQTWINNQYVDKDVPWGKFDSNRWNNFYSWLFNNGIIKKSIDKDYGFTNQYLED